The nucleotide window TCAAACGGATTTTTGACGAGGCCATGGCCAAGTGTGAGGAGCTTTTAGTGGCGCACAAGAACATCCTCATCGCCACAGCCGAATACCTCCTCGAGCACGAGACGATGGACGGCGACGACTTCAATTGGCTCTGTGAGCACGACGGCAAAGTGCCGCCTCCGAAGGTCAAGGCCCCGGAGCCGAGCGGCGTCTACGTTGAGTTTTCACAGGATTATAAGGACCGCCTCGGCGAGACCGGTGTCACGCCGCCCGGCGGAGAACATGACGAAACAGAATAAAGAGCAGTCCCCGCCGGAAGACACATCCGGCGGGGATTTTTCTGCCTTTTCACATTTAACAAACATTTTACACGACCTGTCTGTTTCATTTAATAATAATACCGTATTAATGTAAATACTAAAACGTTATCAGAGTAAAAGGAGATATGAAAATGAAAAAAATCATCGCACTTGCTCTCGCCGCCCTGACAGCCGTCACATTACTTGCCGGCTGCAACGCGGGTACGCCGACGTCAAACAACACAACGTCACCTGCCGCCGCTGGCAGCATCACGGCCTCCGGCTCAACAGCGCTCCAGCCGCTCCTCACGCTTGCCATCGACCCCTTTAAGGCAGCGACCAAATTTGATGGCTCCGTCACAATTAACGGCGGCGGTTCCGGCACTGGCCTTACCGATGTCGCCGCGGGGACTGTAAACATCGGCGATTCCGACGTCACACCGGAGCAGGCCGGTAAGGATGCAACGGGCCTCGTTGACCATCAGGTCGCCGTCGTTGCCGTCGGTATTGCCGTGAGCAGCGATGTCGCCGCAAACCTCAAATCCATTACGAAGGACGACCTGACAAAGATTTTCACCGGCGCGATTACAGACTGGAATCAAGTGAACGGTTGGACGGGCGGCAGCCTGCCGGTCAGCGTCTACTACCGCAAGGCCGGTTCGGGCACGCGCACGCTGTTTGAAACGTACGGCATTGGAAAGAAGCTCTCCGACGCGGACCTTGGCGCGTTTGCCAACTTCACAAAGAAAGAATCCTCCGGTGACCTGCAGACGGCTATTACAACCGGCAAGGGTGCGATTGGCTACGAAACCCTGCCCTACTGCAAGGATCTGACGCTCCTACAGCTTGACGGCGTCGACGCCACGTATGACAACGTTTACACCGGCAAATACGTCATCTGGGGCTTCGAGCACATGTACACCAAGGGCGAGGCCACCGGTTCCGTCAAAGCGTTTATTGATTACGTCATGTCGGCTGATTTTGCCAAGACGATCACTGACAATGGTTACGGCGATGTCTCAAAAATGACCGTTTCGAGATAACAAACAAAGCTTCATGAAAGCTGTTTCACAAGCAGATGCTTGTGAAACGGCTTTCGCCCGAAAAAGAGGGATACTATGAGTCAGACGAAATTTTTCAAAGAGACGCTCGGAAAATCGACGCTGACCGTTCTCGGCCTTTTTATTGTGCTGTTAACGGTGGCGATTTCGCTGTTTTTGGCGTGGAAAGGACTGGCGTCTTTTACAACGCATAATCAGTCCGTTATTGATTTCCTTTTGGGCAGCCGATGGGACCCCGCCATGGAATTCAGGCAGGAAGCCGGCCCGGCAGGCTCGGCCATTTTTATCACGGGGTCGCTTGCAGTATCGTCTTTGGCACTCCTCATCGCCACGCCGTTTGCCGTGGCGTGCGCCATTTTTATTGTGGAGATTTCGCCGCGTCTTGGCAGCCGCCTGTTGCAGCCCGCCATAGAAATTTTCGTCGGCATTCCGTCCGTTGTTTACGGCTGGGTCGGCATCTCCGTTTTATGCCCCTTTATTGCCAAGCTCTTTCATCTGCCCTTCGGGGGTGAGAGCGTGTTGGCAGGCGGCATCGTCCTTGCCGTCATGATTTTTCCGACGATTGCCTCCGTCTCGGCCGATGCCATCCGTAACGTCCCGCACGAGTACACAGAGGCATCCTACGGACTCGGCGCGACGCGCTGGCAGATGATTTCAACAGTCCGCCTCCGGGCCGCCTCCGGCGGGATTCTCACGGGCGTTGTCCTCGGCTTGTCACGCGCGTTCGGCGAGGCGCTGGCTGTTTCTATGGTCATCGGCGGTCGGCTGGCCTTCCCGAAAGGCATTCTCTCTCAGACGAGCACGCTCACAACACAGATTGCCTCCGGCATGGGCAGCGCCGCTGACGGCACACAGTGGACGGACAGTCTTTGGAGTATGGCGCTTTTGCTGTTTATCATCTCCTTTGTATTCATTATCGTTATCCGCCTGATTGGCCGGAAAAAGACAGAAAGCTGAGGGCGCCATGAACGAACAACAACTGATGCAGCATAACAGTATCCGAAAAAAGCAGGACAAGGCGGCAACGATTGCGCTCTACATCATCGCGGGTTTTTTTCTCCTTTTACTCGCTTCTATCACGCTTTATGTCGTCGGGCGCGGCATTTCATCATTTCTCCCGCAATACCTCGGTTTTGGGAAGGACGGACTCGGCGTCGAGCTCTTTAACACTGTTTATATGGTGCTGCTGGCACTCGTCATCTCTGTACCGCTCGGCGTCGGCGCCGGTATTTATATGGCGGAATACGCCAGCCGCGGCCGCCTCACGAACATTATCCGTACGTCTATCGAGACGCTTTCGTCGCTACCTTCGATCGTCCTTGGTCTGTTCGGCTTTCTCGCCTTTGTCCTACTGGAAAAGGCCACCTGGAACATGCTTGCCGGTATCCTGACGCTGGCGCTGATCGGCATTCCGCTTTTAACACGCGTTACCGAGGATGCCGTGCGCGACATCCCGGACGCCTACCGCGAGGGCAGCTTTGGGCTTGGCGCCACCCGCTGGCAGACGATCGTTAAAATTCTGCTGCCGGCGGCAAAAAGCCGGATTACGACCGGCGTCATTTTGGCAGCTGGGCGGTCGTTTGGTGAGGCGGCGGCGCTGATCTACACCTCCGGCCTGACATCCGACGTCAACTTTTCGAACTGGAATCCCTTCAGCCACACCTCTCCCCTCAACATTTTCCGGACGGCCGATACACTGGCCGTGCGCATCTGGTATCTTAAAACAGCTGCTATTCTGCCCGATAAATATGCGCTGGCCGACATGGCGGCCGCCGCGCTCATCATCCTTGTCTTCGTCTTTAACCTGTCCGCCCGGTGGCTGCGTCACAAAAATACACTCAAATAATTGTGGATTATTTCAGTAGACAATCCTTGAACAACATGATATAGTGTATCTTACATCTAGAAATAACTACATATATCTTTTGAGGAGGGTTTCGTGATGCATGTCACCGTTACTGGAGGAAATTTGACCGCTGCCGAGCGCGAGGCCTATATCGCCCATGCGCACACGGCGCATCCCGACAAGATTATCGACGGGCTGGATATTAAGCTCAGCGGCGAATACGCCGACCTGACGTATCACTGGAAAACAGTCCCCTTTGAGCGCATCCGCCGCATTACGGGCTATCTCGTCGGCACGCTCGACCGATTTAACGACGGCAAACGCGCCGAGGAAGCTGACCGTGTCAAGCACTGCTGCAAGCAGTAAGCCTTATCAAATCAAAAACAGAGGCAGCTGGCGCTGCCTCTGCTTTTTATTTCCACAGGAAAACAAGCCTCTTCGGTGCGTTCTTCGCCCCTCTCATCATATTTTGATAATTTCTTTTGAAGGACTTATCAAAACATTATTCATTTTGCAGTGTTTTATCTGTCGATCGAGCATTGACAAACAAAACACGTGACGATATAATTTATAAATACAGCGGCAAGGGCGCCACGGTATGGTGGTGACCTGTTGCCGTTTTTTCTTGTTGTTCCTACATACATTATTATTTGGGGAGATATTTATATGGCTACTGTCAATGAAATGTTCGGAAGTATGGTTTTCAGCGATCATGTCATGAAGCAAAGACTGCCCAAGGAGACATATAAGGCATTGCAGAAAACGATTAACGCGGGCGCTGATCTTGATATCAGCGTTGCCAACGTTGTCGCCAATGCCATGAAAGACTGGGCACTCGAAAAAGGCGCGACGCATTACACCCATTGGTTCCAGCCGATGACCGGCATCACAGCCGAAAAGCATGACAGCTTTATCACGCCGACAAATGACGGCCGCGTTCTAATGGAGTTTTCCGGCGGTGAGCTTGTCCGCGGTGAGCCCGACGCGTCGAGCTTCCCGTCCGGCGGCATCCGCGCGACGTTTGAAGCCCGCGGCTACACCGTGTGGGACCCCACGTCCGCCGCTTTTGTCAAGGGCGCGACGCTTTACATACCGACGGCCTTCTGCTCTTACACAGGCGAGGCGCTTGACGCTAAAACGCCGCTGCTGCGCTCCATGGAAGCCGTCAGCAAGCAGGCTGTTCGTGTTCTGCATCTGTTTGGTAACAAGGACGTAACGGCCGTCAAATCAACGGTCGGCCCTGAGCAGGAATACTTCCTCATCGACAAGGCGCTCTATGAACAGAGAAGAGACCTCGTCTTCACCGGCCGCACGCTCTTCGGCAACAAACCCCCCAAGGGTCAGGAGCTGGAGGATCAGTACTTTGCCGCCATCAAAACCCGCGTTGCAGCCTTTATGAATGAACTCAACGAGGAGCTGTGGAAGCTCGGCGTGCTTGCCAAGACAGAGCACAATGAAGTCGCGCCCGCTCAGCACGAGCTCGCGCCCATCTTCTCGACAACCAATATTGCCGTCGATCACAACCACCTGACGATGGAGCTCATGCAGCGCATCGCCAAAAAATACGATATGATCTGCCTCCTGCACGAAAAGCCCTTTGCAGGCGTCAACGGCAGCGGCAAGCACAACAACTGGTCAATTGCCACGAACACCGGCACGAATCTCCTCGACCCGGGAAAGACCCCGTTTGAAAACGCGCAGTTCCTCCTCTTCCTCGCCGCCGTCATCAAGGCTGTCGACGAGCATCAGGATCTTCTGCGCATCTCGGTTGCCACAGCGGCCAACGATCACCGCCTCGGTGCCAACGAAGCGCCTCCGGCCATCATCTCCATCTTCCTCGGCGACGAGCTGACAGCCATTGTCGAAGCAATCGACAGCGGCTCGAGCTACGACTCGAAGTCCAAGACGATGATGAAGATCGGCGTCGACGTCCTGCCGCAGTTCCCGAAGGATACGACGGATCGCAACCGCACCTCCCCGTTTGCCTTCACGGGCAACAAGTTCGAGTTCCGCATGGCTGGCTCGTCCATGTCGATTGCCGAGGCCAACACCGTTCTCAACACGGCCGTCGCCGAGTCCCTGCGCGTTTTTGCCGATGCCCTTGAAAACGCGACAGACTTTAACGCCGTGCTTACAAAGCTCGTCAAAGAGACGATCAAGAAACATAAACGCATCATCTTTAACGGCAACGGTTACGACGACGCATGGGTTGTAGAGGCTGAAAAGCGCGGCCTGTTAAACCTCAAGTCGACGCCCGAAGCCCTGCCCTATCTCATTCAGGAAAAGAATGTCAAGCTCTTCAAGACACATGGCGTTTATTCTGAGAAGGAGCTGCATTCCCGCTTTGAGATTGCCCTTGAGAACTACTGCAAGATTCTCAACATCGAGGCGCTCACCATGCTGGAGATTGCCAAGACGAGCATTCTCCCCGCCGTTACAGGCTATGCCAAAAAGCTTGCCGAAGCGGCAAACGCCAAAAAGGCCCTGATTGCCGGTGTTGATGTCTCCTTTGAGACAGCGTGCGTTTCCCGCATCAGCGAACTGACGGGCGATCTTTATAAGGGCACCATCGCTCTTGAGGAAGTGCTGGCAAAGACGGAAGCCATCACCGGCACTGCCGAAATGTCTATGGCGTACAAGACGAACGTCATCCCCGTTATGGACAGCGTCCGCGCCGCTGCCGACGCTCTGGAGCTCATCACGGCGAAGAAAGCCTGGCCGCTCCCGACTTACGGCGATATGCTCTTCTCCGTTCTGTAAGAGCTTCAGAAAACCTTATATCATAATGAACAGAGCCGCCGGATCATCCGGCGGCTTTGTTATGGGCGGATATGGAATCCGCCCCTGCGAGGATGGTAGGGGAACGCCCTCCGTTATTCGCTGCGCGAATGCCACCTCCCTCAAAAGGGAGGCTTTTGGGGCGGGCGCAGGGGCGGACGGCCAATGGCCGTCCCTACGGCACGCGGAGGTCGTCGTGCTCGACGGGAGAAGCCCCTTGTCTTTTATTAGGGGACATAGGGGGTGAACTGCACCCTATATACCTTTTTGGTTGGCGGGTGGGTTTAGATCAGCTTTGTCGTCAGGGTACCGAGGCCGTCGATTGTGACAGACACACTGTCGCCCTGTTTCAGCCAAACGCGCGACGCTTCCGGTTTACCGAGAAGAACGCCCGCGGGCGTCCCTGTAAAAATGAGATCGCCGGGGGCGAGCTTAAAGTAGCGCGAGGCCGCGCTGACGATGGCCCTGCAATTGAAAATCATGTCTGACGTTGTGCCGGACTGCCTGCGCACGCCATTGACGTCGCAGTATATCCCGTTATCGCCGTCGGGGTCGAAGCTATCCGCCGTCGTGATAACGGGGCCCGCTGGGGCAAAGCCTGGAAACGCTTTGCCCGCCAGCCACTGGCTGGAGAGAAACTGACTGTCGCGCGCGCTGAGGTCATTGCCGCACGTATAGCCGAAGATATAATCGAGCGCCGCATCCTCCGGGATGTTCCACGCCTGTTTCCCGATGACAAGGACAAGCTCGGCCTCGTAGTCAAAGCAGCGAAGCCACGGTGGGAGCGAAACGGGCGCGCCCGCGGGCGCGAGCGCATCGTTAAATTTAGAAAAAAAGACGATGTCGCGCGGCGGGGCCATTCCCGTCTCAGCGGCATGGCTTTTATAATTGAGCCCGACGCAAACGATTTTCTGCGGCGCGGTGATATTGGCATAGTGCAGTGACGTACGGTCGAGCGCCGGAAGGTTCTCATCGCCGAGCGCCGCCGCGACGCGGCCTTTGAGGCTATCCCAACCGGCGATAATGTCATTCATGCGTGTGGGGCAGCCGAGCGGCGCGAGGTCGACGACGGTGCCGTTATCCCGGAGTACGCCGGTGTGAAAACGACCGTCTTTTACAAAGCTTAACAGTTTCATCGCGTCACCTCATACATCGTCGCGCCCCAACGGCCTGCCGCCGCCGGTGATCCCCCACCTCGGCCGCAGCGCCAAAAGCGCGTCGATTTGTTTTTCCGTCATCGCTCGAGTGATGCCGAGCATTTTTGACAACAGCGTAACGGTTGCTGTATACTCGATGCGCTCCATGCGCTCGAGCGCCTCATTGACGCTTTTCCCCCACGCGACGGCGCCATGGTGCTCCAGCAGAAGGGCATGATAGTCCTGCACGAACGCCGAAACGCCGTCCGCCAAATCGTCCGATCCCGGCAGGGCAAATGGGACGAGCGGCACAACACCAAGCAAGACGACGGTCTCCTGCAAAATCGCCGTGTCAAGCGGCAGCCCGGCGGCGGCAAAAGCGGCGGCAGACGGCGGGTGCGCGTGGACGACGGCGAGAACGTCTGGCGACTGTTTGTAGCAATTCAGGTGCATTTTAATCTCACTGGAGGGCATGGATGTCCCCTCCAGAACACTGCCGTCCAGGTCGAGCTTTATGAGCATATCCTCCGTCAAAAAGCCCTTGCAAACACCGGAGGGCGTTGCCAGGACGTGATTCGGCGACACACGGGTGCTTATATTACCGTCGCTTGCGCAGACGAGGCCTTTTTGATACAGGCGCTGTCCGGCCTCAATGATGGCGCGTTTGGCTTCTTGGTCGGTGGGGTAAGCTTCAGGTGACATGGCGGGATCTCCTTCATGTGTGGTGTATGGGGGCAGCGAGTGGGCCTTTGAGGCGGACGGCCAATGGCCGTCCCTACGGGATGTAGGACGGGATGCCCTCATCCGTCACGACTTCGTCGTGCCACCTTCCCCAATGGGGAAGGCTTAATGGGGTCATAGCGGGCGCAGCCCCCTATACCTTTATTGGGCGGCGGGTGGGTTTTGAAACATATTTGCGAGGTTTTCCCGATACGGTGGGCGGCAGACGCCGTTTTCGGTGATGATCGCTGTTATCAAAGAAGCATCCGTCACGTCAAAGGCGGGATTATAGCAGGCGATTTCCGGCAGCGCCATCGGCTTTTCAAAAAATTTTTCCTTAATCTCCTCAGAAGGGCGCTGTTCGATGACGATATCCGCGCCTGTTTTGCAGTTAAAATCAATCGTTGATGACGGGCAGAAGACGAAAAACGGGATGCTGTAATACCGCGCGAGGACGGCAAGGCCGTTTGTCCCGATTTTATTGGCCGTGTCGCCGTTTCGCGCCACCCTGTCACAGCCGACAAAGACGGCACCGATTTTCCCTTCCTTCATCACGAGGCTTGCCATGTTATCGCAAATGAGCGTGCAGCCAATGCCCGCCCGGTGTAGCTCATACGACGTCAGCCGCGCTCCCTGCAGAAGCGGGCGCGTCTCGTCGACGAAAACGCGCAGGCGAAGACCGCGCTCGTGCGCGAGAAAAATCGCCCCAAGGCCGGTGCCGTAAAGCGACGTCGCCAAGGGTCCGGCGTTACAATGCGTCAAGACGCCGTCGCCGTCTTTAACGAGCGAGAGGCCGTGCTCAGCGATGGCCCGGCACATGGCGATGTCCTCATTTTGAATCGCCAGCGCTTCATGATACAAGGCGTTGCAGAGCGCCGGAATAGGCAGCCCAGCGTTTTTATGTACGACGGCATCCATTCGGTCAAGCGCATGGCGCAGATTCACCGCCGTCGGCCGCGACGATTCAAGATACGCCTTGTTCTCAGTAAATTCTTGATAAAACGATGCGTCATCAGCCGCTTTTGAGCGCGTGGCGAGAACGCTGACGGCAAACGCGGCAAAAATCCCAATTGCCGGGGCCCCGCGCACGCGCAATTGGGCAATTGCCTCAAACAGCTCTTCCCTATCGCTCAACGTCAAATATTTTGTCTCGTTCGGCAGCAGGCTCTGGTCGAGAATGACAACGGACATACCGTCATCGCTGAAACGGACATTATCCGGCTTTTTTATTGGCTCCATCATTTCACTCCGCTTATTCGGTTTGAATAAAATTATTATAGCACATCCGCCCGTGCGATAAAATACGCGACGCCCCACTTGAAACGTGTTTTAGATTATTGTATAATGACTTGGCCTGTCGGGGTGTGGCGCAGTTGGTAGCGTGCGTGCTTTGGGAGCATGAGGCCGTGGGTTCGAGTCCCACCACTCCGATTTGAAAAAGCTTGCCGATGATTTCGGCGAGCTTTTTATTTTTCAAAATTCAATCCGGCAATGTTAACGGTTGCGGCGGGTTTTTGTTTGTGCTATATTTTGGGTTACAACGTTTTTAAAGATAAGGATAACACTATGAACATGA belongs to Oscillospiraceae bacterium CM and includes:
- a CDS encoding substrate-binding domain-containing protein, which translates into the protein MKKIIALALAALTAVTLLAGCNAGTPTSNNTTSPAAAGSITASGSTALQPLLTLAIDPFKAATKFDGSVTINGGGSGTGLTDVAAGTVNIGDSDVTPEQAGKDATGLVDHQVAVVAVGIAVSSDVAANLKSITKDDLTKIFTGAITDWNQVNGWTGGSLPVSVYYRKAGSGTRTLFETYGIGKKLSDADLGAFANFTKKESSGDLQTAITTGKGAIGYETLPYCKDLTLLQLDGVDATYDNVYTGKYVIWGFEHMYTKGEATGSVKAFIDYVMSADFAKTITDNGYGDVSKMTVSR
- the pstC gene encoding phosphate ABC transporter permease subunit PstC, coding for MSQTKFFKETLGKSTLTVLGLFIVLLTVAISLFLAWKGLASFTTHNQSVIDFLLGSRWDPAMEFRQEAGPAGSAIFITGSLAVSSLALLIATPFAVACAIFIVEISPRLGSRLLQPAIEIFVGIPSVVYGWVGISVLCPFIAKLFHLPFGGESVLAGGIVLAVMIFPTIASVSADAIRNVPHEYTEASYGLGATRWQMISTVRLRAASGGILTGVVLGLSRAFGEALAVSMVIGGRLAFPKGILSQTSTLTTQIASGMGSAADGTQWTDSLWSMALLLFIISFVFIIVIRLIGRKKTES
- the pstA gene encoding phosphate ABC transporter permease PstA, which encodes MQHNSIRKKQDKAATIALYIIAGFFLLLLASITLYVVGRGISSFLPQYLGFGKDGLGVELFNTVYMVLLALVISVPLGVGAGIYMAEYASRGRLTNIIRTSIETLSSLPSIVLGLFGFLAFVLLEKATWNMLAGILTLALIGIPLLTRVTEDAVRDIPDAYREGSFGLGATRWQTIVKILLPAAKSRITTGVILAAGRSFGEAAALIYTSGLTSDVNFSNWNPFSHTSPLNIFRTADTLAVRIWYLKTAAILPDKYALADMAAAALIILVFVFNLSARWLRHKNTLK
- a CDS encoding glutamine synthetase III, which translates into the protein MATVNEMFGSMVFSDHVMKQRLPKETYKALQKTINAGADLDISVANVVANAMKDWALEKGATHYTHWFQPMTGITAEKHDSFITPTNDGRVLMEFSGGELVRGEPDASSFPSGGIRATFEARGYTVWDPTSAAFVKGATLYIPTAFCSYTGEALDAKTPLLRSMEAVSKQAVRVLHLFGNKDVTAVKSTVGPEQEYFLIDKALYEQRRDLVFTGRTLFGNKPPKGQELEDQYFAAIKTRVAAFMNELNEELWKLGVLAKTEHNEVAPAQHELAPIFSTTNIAVDHNHLTMELMQRIAKKYDMICLLHEKPFAGVNGSGKHNNWSIATNTGTNLLDPGKTPFENAQFLLFLAAVIKAVDEHQDLLRISVATAANDHRLGANEAPPAIISIFLGDELTAIVEAIDSGSSYDSKSKTMMKIGVDVLPQFPKDTTDRNRTSPFAFTGNKFEFRMAGSSMSIAEANTVLNTAVAESLRVFADALENATDFNAVLTKLVKETIKKHKRIIFNGNGYDDAWVVEAEKRGLLNLKSTPEALPYLIQEKNVKLFKTHGVYSEKELHSRFEIALENYCKILNIEALTMLEIAKTSILPAVTGYAKKLAEAANAKKALIAGVDVSFETACVSRISELTGDLYKGTIALEEVLAKTEAITGTAEMSMAYKTNVIPVMDSVRAAADALELITAKKAWPLPTYGDMLFSVL
- a CDS encoding fumarylacetoacetate hydrolase family protein, whose translation is MKLLSFVKDGRFHTGVLRDNGTVVDLAPLGCPTRMNDIIAGWDSLKGRVAAALGDENLPALDRTSLHYANITAPQKIVCVGLNYKSHAAETGMAPPRDIVFFSKFNDALAPAGAPVSLPPWLRCFDYEAELVLVIGKQAWNIPEDAALDYIFGYTCGNDLSARDSQFLSSQWLAGKAFPGFAPAGPVITTADSFDPDGDNGIYCDVNGVRRQSGTTSDMIFNCRAIVSAASRYFKLAPGDLIFTGTPAGVLLGKPEASRVWLKQGDSVSVTIDGLGTLTTKLI
- a CDS encoding class II aldolase/adducin family protein, translating into MSPEAYPTDQEAKRAIIEAGQRLYQKGLVCASDGNISTRVSPNHVLATPSGVCKGFLTEDMLIKLDLDGSVLEGTSMPSSEIKMHLNCYKQSPDVLAVVHAHPPSAAAFAAAGLPLDTAILQETVVLLGVVPLVPFALPGSDDLADGVSAFVQDYHALLLEHHGAVAWGKSVNEALERMERIEYTATVTLLSKMLGITRAMTEKQIDALLALRPRWGITGGGRPLGRDDV
- the mtnA gene encoding S-methyl-5-thioribose-1-phosphate isomerase; this encodes MMEPIKKPDNVRFSDDGMSVVILDQSLLPNETKYLTLSDREELFEAIAQLRVRGAPAIGIFAAFAVSVLATRSKAADDASFYQEFTENKAYLESSRPTAVNLRHALDRMDAVVHKNAGLPIPALCNALYHEALAIQNEDIAMCRAIAEHGLSLVKDGDGVLTHCNAGPLATSLYGTGLGAIFLAHERGLRLRVFVDETRPLLQGARLTSYELHRAGIGCTLICDNMASLVMKEGKIGAVFVGCDRVARNGDTANKIGTNGLAVLARYYSIPFFVFCPSSTIDFNCKTGADIVIEQRPSEEIKEKFFEKPMALPEIACYNPAFDVTDASLITAIITENGVCRPPYRENLANMFQNPPAAQ